The stretch of DNA TTTACTATTAGCATTGTTCTTACCGGTTGATTAGATGAAACCATTTtctgaaaatagaaaaaatgttataatcattattttatatttatctttACTAGTTTATTAAATAACTTTAATTCTATATTAACATCTAATTCAGATTTAACACTAAATGTATTATAGCctaatatctccaaaaatatgatataaatattattgtctaattcttaatttttttcaattcagAAAGCCAAATggtaaatatgaaaaataatttatatattttttaaatatttgtatttgtagcatatttttatacatatatgaCTATAATCATTTGATATAAGACCAAAGTGATAGAGAAGAAATAATACAAAATGTAGTTTTTactaatttaaaattttatataatttgagGACAAATATATGAactcaaataaaatttatttttcaatgctcatttttatattattctcaaatatcaaagagagaaaagttgtttaGATGTATagtagaaatataaaatagtatttcaaatagttacaGAATCTCCTTGAATACTTATTAAAAATGAATACCTATGGGAGAAATGGTTACATGTAAgtataatatgcatttccttgAAACTTCCTGAAATGGAGAAACTGTAGCACTTCAAGAATATTAATAACAAGTATGGTTCATACAATTGCTAATTTAATTTCACTGTAAGACCAAGTGGCTTACagaatgaataaataattatatatgtaaaatttgtttaagaaaattgtcaaAGTTAATATTCTTTAAAGATAATGCTAAAAAGTTGGGGATCTTATATCGAAAATAAATTagtagaaaaaattgtttaaaaacctGTTCGGTGTCCATATTCCGGGAAACGCAAAGACgcttatatatttttcaaggCCACGAAAGTTTTCAGATTTTCGATCActtaaagtaaaaaaaaacaattttgtatTGTTCGCGtacatataatttataattattagtaTCATGAGATGTACAGAATGTATGGAGAACagaatttcgagaaaattgtacTATGAAACGAAGTATACAACGCAAAAGATGTCTAAAAACAACCGGCCCTTGGCGTGCCCTAGTAAGTGACGGTACGCGAATCTCTTCGTAATTCGAACTCTAACATTCTCTGTGATCTTTTTTACCAACGAATATTTTACTAGGAAATTATACTGATACTTACATGTTGTTGCGACGTTTTGgcgaaatgaaattaaagtaaaaagagaagaaacttTCGTGACGCTAACAGCGAAACGAGGTACGAAATGGCGTCAACGACTTCCACCTTGAACACTTTTGACGGAAAACGATAAGGTTTGTGCTACATGCTACCACTTTTCATGCAGTAACGAAAAAGTCACTAGACATTTTCTACAGTAAGGCATGTTTTCATAATACATATTTATGTTTCTGTAtgtatataaatgtataattaatatactggGATACATAAATCATTTCGTTGTCTTAAAATCAaaatgattatttattatttttaataaaaatatgtctGTTTCAGAAAGGTTTTTGATGGTTTAAAGTGAATACCTTAaggtaaattttcattaaatattatgtactatgaattaattaaatgttcACTATTAATatctataaattaatttaaatataatttgtatatttcatGCATGTactattttgtataaaatttctTAAGAATTTATAGTATATTCATTTTGACAACAAATTGGTACGATTGAAACAGAACCATTTAAAGGTTAAAAATGGTGTATAAAAGTTTTAACTGAAACTATTTTGCGTCTAATATTGTTATGAATAGAAATATGTAATACTAAATATCTTAATAGTTGTAATACTTTCTTCAAGATCGAGAATATTTATGCAATAAATGTGGAAGACAGTACTGCTAagagaaaatatgaataatgcGTTATTACATCGATTGTACAGCAGCAGTACTTCCAATTCAATTAAATGGAATTCAAAATTAATTAGGAATGAATTTGTGAATTACTTTAAAGACAATTTAGAGCATACTTTTATACGAAGCAGTCCAGTCACACCACTCAATGATTCTTCAATTTCGTTTGTAAATGCTGGCATGAATCAAGTAcatttgcattttttaaaaagatttagattaatatgtatcaataataattatttacatatacatttttttaagtTTAAGGGGATCTTTTTGAATTATTATGAACCACCTGCGAAGAAAGTTACAAATTCTCAAAAGTGTATTAGAATTAGTGGAAAGCATAATGATCTCAGCGTAGTTGGAAATGATAGTTATCATCACACATTCTTTGAAATGTTAGGAAATTGGTCTTTCGGCGACTATTTTAAGGTATTTCTTCTTTTCTGAAAGATTAAAAGCAGAATACTAAATAAGAATTGAAATTTCTAGGAAGAAGCATGTTTTTACGCCTGGAATCTATTGACAAAACATTATGGCATTAAGGAAAATTCTTTGTATGTAACATACTTTGGTGGAAATGAGCAATTAGGATTAGAGCCAGATTTGGAATGTCGAGATATCTGGTTAAAGGTTGGTGTTGCCAAAGATAAAGTTTTGCCATTTGATATACAAGATAACTTTTGGGAAATGGGAGTTTCTGGACCATGTGGACCTTGTACAGAAATACATATAGATCATAAAAACCATGCATCAAATCAGGCTATAAGAGTTAACAAAGGACACTCAGATCTCACAGAATTATGGAATATAGTTTTTATACAGTATGAACGGTAAGCATTAGATAATTAACATGTAcaaattattacttttatgacGTGGTAATAGGAATTAATTATTGactgtttattattattttatattagatTAACAGATGGTACAATAATACCTCTACCAAAGTATCATGTGGACACTGGTATGGGATTTGAAAGATTAGTTGCACTTTTGCAAGGGAAGAATTCAAATTATGACACAGATCTTTTTCAACCACTTATCAAAGCTACCGAAAAATACACAAAAGCACCAGGCTATAGAGGACGATTTTTTGATGACGACAATAATCTTGATAGTAGTTATAGGATATTAGCAGATCACAGTAGGATGATTACTGTTGCTCTGGCAGATGGAATGGTGCCAGAGGAAAAGTAAGTCACTTGAATAACCATAGGTGCAATTACTGCTATAAGTCATTCTGAGAAATAACATTTTCAGTTATAAACTTAGAAGAATAATAAGGAAAGCAATTGATATAGGTGAGaaagtatttaaaaaagaaaagatactTTCAGAACTTTCTTATGCAGTGGCTGATACCTTGGGCAATGTTTATCCAGAATTACAAACTAATCTTAAAAAGGTAATACTACACAAGTacaaaaaatgttataaattaacataaaacagaATTGTATTTAGGTACAGAAAATAGTAGAATTTGAAGAagatttatttaaacgattaaGAAAAACATCTGGTAAAGAATGGGGAAAGATGGTTGAAAATAGGCCTGAATTAGCATCAATTACTGATTGGATGGCTCCCGGTTTATTAAATGCATATAAGTATCTACAAAGCATAGTCAAAGACTTGTaagtattgaaaaaaattttttttttaattttcttacatACATTGTTATCTTTATAGAAAAGCCTCTAAAACGCTACCAGGAAATGTTGcttttaaattatttgataCATACGGTTTAAATGAGGAAACAATAACCGAACTTGCCGAAATTGAGTACCTACATTTTGACAAAGAAGATTTTCAAAATGTGTTACAAAATGTCAAATATCAGTCAAAAATTGGCAAATTAGATAAAAGTAATGAAATAGTTATGAAAGAGTATACaaatttacttgaaaaaaataatgtaCATAAAACTAATGATACATTAAAATATGAATATGTTTTTGATGGAAATAATTATGAGTTTCCTGCAACTGAGAGTAAAATTGTAGGAGTAATTGTAGATGGTAAAATCTCTTCGTTAAAACTGATTACTTCCTAAACATGATAGAAATACACATATCCAATTTATTTTagataatttaatattaaataataaaaatgatgcTGGGAATAAAGGTATTACATTGAATAAAGGAGACGAAATTGGAATTATATTGGATAAAACATTATGTTATTCGCTAGAAGGTGGCCAAATATCAGATCATGGGaccattttcataaataatttaattcttcACATAAACAATGTGCAGAAGAGGAATGGTTATGTTTTTCACTTTGGAAAACTTGCAGATGTCGATTGCAAGTAAGCCTTTAGTTTAATTTTCAGAGATTTTATAATGCAAAACAAAGTACTTAAACATTCATTCTTTCATTTAGAGAtttacataaagaaattaaaattggaGATAATTGTATAGTATCCATCGATTCTGATCGTAGAAAAGGATTAATGCAACATCATACTGCTGCACATTTGTTGAATGCCTCCATGAAAAAAACATTGCACGCTGTTTATCCACGCAGTTCTTTAGTTCTTCCACATTCTTTGAGGTTTCAGTTTAATTCGTTTGGAGAAAAACTCTCCCTTGaacaaattaaacgaattgAAGAATCCATAAATAATGTTATAGAAGCCAATGTTTTTGTTAAATCAGAAGTATTTAATTCATCTGAATTATTGGCAGAAAACTTTGTAACACTAATACCAGGGGAGATTTATCCTTATACTGATATTCGAGTTGTGGACATTGATACTCCTGActtaaaatcgaagtaagtgtTCTTGAAGACATGATTACTCAATTAATTACTCTTAACATAAAAATTTCGTTTAGGGAAGCATGTTGTGGTACACATGTACATAGGACTGGAATattagaacatttttgtttgttgAATTACCATTCGAAAGGATTAGCAAATTTTACTGTTAAAGGAGCTGTAGGGCAATTAGCTGGATTTGCTAAAACGACAGGGAAAAATATGCAACAAAAAGTTTTGAATTTAAAAGACAAATTGAAAcatggaaaacttgaatatgAAACATTCAAATCTATTagcgaagaaataaaaaatgaaataaatgatgTTAATGAAGAAATGCCAATACCGTACCTCGTTAAAATGGAATGTTTAAAGCAATTAGAAGATTTAAATAAAGATGCTTGGCTACAAGCAAAAGAACTAGAAAAGTAAGTATTGCAGACtacataaaaatgttgaaatcttGAAATTTATCATGCATATGATTTTTAAGGTCTGCCATAATTTTGAAAGTTAAAGATACAGATCCAGGTTTTTTCATTGTTCATTGTTTATATAATAATCCGACGTATTTATCGCTTCAAGAAATTATATCTTCCTTTTCAAATACTCCCATATTCGTTATTATATGTCACAATGGAACGATAAAAGCACGATGTTCTGTGCCTCAggtatgcaaaatagaaatttcataaATAGTACTGAATTTTAACATGGAATGGgtgaatttttatatatattttaataatatttacaaattacAGGAAGTTGCGTGTAATACATTTAACGCTCAAACATGGATGAAAATAgttattgaaattttcaatgcaGAATATGGTTCAATCAAAGGTTTCAATCCGTCATTAGTTGCTAGTATGAAGTCAACAAATATATCAAATTTGCCATCAGAAAATTTATTACACAATGCAATTAATGCAGCCAAAGAGTTTgcattgaaaaatgtaaaaaaaagtgtaaatataaataagtaaaaataaataatgacaaAGTATGTTATATTATTTACTCATTTATTTATACAAATCGTACctatttaataattatatcattttttattttctatattatttttataaaataatttgagaGCACTCCATTGTGCTGTGTGCAGTAGTACATGAGGCCTCTTTGCCTTCATATAATTCACTGCTTCTTCAGGAGTCCACCGATTTTTCTACAAAGAATGAATGTTTAATATATAGTTCTTTTAAACatcatatttaaaattattttgcaatctAACCATCATTAAGTAACAGCCTACTAATGTTGCACTGCGTGTTCTTCCTGCTTTACAATGTACATAGACACTTCCAGTATAAAGGCCATTACTATCACGAGAATGAGACTTATTCATCTCAGTTGACACATTATGAAACTTATTAATGAATTGTACACCACATAATAATTTGTCTTGCGAAGGTGACTGAAAGATATCTGTTGTtgataattgcaaaaatttcACATTATGTTTCTGCCATTCCTAAAAAATTGTACACCATATATAATAGTACATATTCGTAttgtttctgcaaaataaaattatatcttATTTAACGCTTTATATGAAATGTTAGTTTTAATGAAAAAACAAATACCTTTTCagtattagaaaataattttaattcgtaATCTTCATTCATCGAAATAACTCCCGCGATGTTTTCTTCGGTTATtaactgaaaattttcaatattttatgcgCTTGATAGTTGAACCTTCAGTTTATATAGAAAAATAAGTTTTCAAGAATGATATTTTTTCACCATTCTTATTAATCTAGAGATGTTTAATAATTGAGTTGCAATGTACAGTTACATACCTTTTTAGTCATTCCTCGAAATGGTAAAGCGCCTAACACAACTGTTTCGTCAATTCTATCGTACCAATTTCTCGACGAAATTTTTTCCATCAACACATTATAAAATAGTGTTGGATAAAATGTCAATCTTGCGAACATTTCCTctaaatttgtaatttaaaaataat from Halictus rubicundus isolate RS-2024b chromosome 8, iyHalRubi1_principal, whole genome shotgun sequence encodes:
- the Alars-m gene encoding alanine--tRNA ligase, mitochondrial, which produces MWKTVLLRENMNNALLHRLYSSSTSNSIKWNSKLIRNEFVNYFKDNLEHTFIRSSPVTPLNDSSISFVNAGMNQFKGIFLNYYEPPAKKVTNSQKCIRISGKHNDLSVVGNDSYHHTFFEMLGNWSFGDYFKEEACFYAWNLLTKHYGIKENSLYVTYFGGNEQLGLEPDLECRDIWLKVGVAKDKVLPFDIQDNFWEMGVSGPCGPCTEIHIDHKNHASNQAIRVNKGHSDLTELWNIVFIQYERLTDGTIIPLPKYHVDTGMGFERLVALLQGKNSNYDTDLFQPLIKATEKYTKAPGYRGRFFDDDNNLDSSYRILADHSRMITVALADGMVPEENYKLRRIIRKAIDIGEKVFKKEKILSELSYAVADTLGNVYPELQTNLKKVQKIVEFEEDLFKRLRKTSGKEWGKMVENRPELASITDWMAPGLLNAYKYLQSIVKDLKASKTLPGNVAFKLFDTYGLNEETITELAEIEYLHFDKEDFQNVLQNVKYQSKIGKLDKSNEIVMKEYTNLLEKNNVHKTNDTLKYEYVFDGNNYEFPATESKIVGVIVDDNLILNNKNDAGNKGITLNKGDEIGIILDKTLCYSLEGGQISDHGTIFINNLILHINNVQKRNGYVFHFGKLADVDCKDLHKEIKIGDNCIVSIDSDRRKGLMQHHTAAHLLNASMKKTLHAVYPRSSLVLPHSLRFQFNSFGEKLSLEQIKRIEESINNVIEANVFVKSEVFNSSELLAENFVTLIPGEIYPYTDIRVVDIDTPDLKSKEACCGTHVHRTGILEHFCLLNYHSKGLANFTVKGAVGQLAGFAKTTGKNMQQKVLNLKDKLKHGKLEYETFKSISEEIKNEINDVNEEMPIPYLVKMECLKQLEDLNKDAWLQAKELEKSAIILKVKDTDPGFFIVHCLYNNPTYLSLQEIISSFSNTPIFVIICHNGTIKARCSVPQEVACNTFNAQTWMKIVIEIFNAEYGSIKGFNPSLVASMKSTNISNLPSENLLHNAINAAKEFALKNVKKSVNINK
- the LOC143356756 gene encoding phosphatidylglycerophosphatase and protein-tyrosine phosphatase 1-like isoform X2, which codes for MSMKVIKRFNMVNAGEEMFARLTFYPTLFYNVLMEKISSRNWYDRIDETVVLGALPFRGMTKKLITEENIAGVISMNEDYELKLFSNTEKEWQKHNVKFLQLSTTDIFQSPSQDKLLCGVQFINKFHNVSTEMNKSHSRDSNGLYTGSVYVHCKAGRTRSATLVGCYLMMKNRWTPEEAVNYMKAKRPHVLLHTAQWSALKLFYKNNIENKK